One Neomonachus schauinslandi chromosome 9, ASM220157v2, whole genome shotgun sequence DNA segment encodes these proteins:
- the NOP10 gene encoding H/ACA ribonucleoprotein complex subunit 3 encodes MFLQYYLNEQGDRVYTLKKLDPMGQQTCSAHPARFSPDDKYSRHRITVKKRFKVLMTQRPRPVL; translated from the exons ATGTTTCTCCAGTATTACCTCAACGAGCAGGGAGACCGAGTCTATACGCtgaag AAGCTTGACCCTATGGGACAACAGACCTGCTCGGCGCATCCTGCTCGGTTCTCCCCAGATGACAAATACTCTCGACACCGAATCACCGTCAAGAAACGCTTCAAGGTGCTCATGACCCAGCGACCGCGCCCTGTCCTCTGA